The Xanthomonas fragariae genome has a segment encoding these proteins:
- a CDS encoding methyl-accepting chemotaxis protein produces the protein MNKFNDWPIRRKLMCAFCLSAVLTALLGGLGFSRMKQMQQETTLINQDVVPVLSRLSELRGFAGEFRVYEVGQFVNLDDPERFAYFFKRMDEIQTKYVQTQKTLDTKIGAASPLKAEYAKLTDASARYFAANQQLRKLYAKPDRTAAMEFSRKQSGEIRKELFASVDKLYAQQSKALGDLVDASSSSFKVTSAVLLLGTLLMAALSMTFGWMIARSITTPLSKALGAIQAVSRGDLSLQIGKTSKDEIGQMLEATGGMTQMLRRFSDETVRMSHLHAAEDITHRMPEDFPGVYGTLAGGINTMIFEHLDAITDSVRILNQYAQGDLSQDARRLPASRAILHEAMDAAKAGLSSINTEIKQLAQAAAAGDFSARGDATRFKYDFAIMVSDLNSMMEVSDRNLGKLSQLLGAVADGDLTARMDGEFHGVFARLSDDANATTQRLTDIVGRIKHSTLAIHTAASEIAAGNNDLSQRTEQQAANLEETAASMEELTSTVKQNAESARQANQLAIGAAGVASHGGNVVGKVVTTMSGIETSSKKIAEIISVIDGIAFQTNILALNAAVEAARAGEQGRGFAVVASEVRTLAQRSAGAAKEIKSLIDDSVSKVAEGSALVNQAGSTMSEIVSSVQRVTDIMSEISAASQEQSSGIEQVNQTVTQMDEATQQNAALVEEATAAARSMEEQAQQLTEAVALFRLSAELETATRAKPLVRRIAAKPTAPASTNVAKLPARPAARTAVTAATSNESDWAEF, from the coding sequence ATGAACAAGTTCAACGACTGGCCGATCCGCCGAAAACTGATGTGTGCTTTCTGCCTGAGTGCAGTGCTAACCGCCTTGCTGGGCGGATTGGGTTTTTCGCGCATGAAGCAGATGCAGCAGGAAACCACCCTGATCAACCAGGACGTGGTGCCGGTGCTGAGTCGTCTGTCCGAGCTGCGTGGTTTCGCTGGCGAATTCCGCGTCTACGAAGTGGGCCAGTTCGTCAATCTAGACGACCCGGAACGCTTTGCGTACTTCTTCAAACGCATGGACGAGATCCAGACCAAGTATGTCCAAACGCAGAAAACCCTGGATACCAAGATCGGCGCCGCATCACCGTTGAAAGCCGAATACGCCAAACTGACCGATGCCAGTGCGCGTTACTTCGCCGCCAACCAGCAGCTGCGCAAGCTCTATGCAAAACCCGACCGCACCGCGGCGATGGAATTTTCGCGCAAGCAGTCCGGCGAGATCCGCAAGGAACTGTTCGCCTCGGTCGATAAGTTGTACGCACAGCAGTCCAAAGCGCTGGGCGACCTGGTGGACGCAAGCAGCTCCTCGTTCAAAGTGACCAGCGCCGTGCTACTGCTCGGCACGCTGTTGATGGCTGCCTTGTCGATGACCTTTGGCTGGATGATCGCACGCAGCATTACGACGCCGCTGTCCAAGGCATTGGGCGCCATCCAGGCGGTCTCACGTGGCGATCTGAGCCTGCAGATCGGGAAGACCAGCAAGGATGAGATCGGCCAGATGCTGGAGGCTACCGGCGGCATGACCCAGATGCTGCGCCGCTTCTCCGACGAGACTGTGCGCATGTCTCACCTGCACGCCGCCGAAGACATCACCCATCGCATGCCGGAAGATTTCCCCGGCGTGTATGGCACGCTTGCCGGCGGCATCAATACGATGATTTTCGAGCATCTGGATGCCATTACCGATTCGGTGCGCATCCTCAACCAGTATGCCCAGGGCGACCTGAGCCAGGACGCACGTCGTCTGCCGGCCAGCCGCGCGATCCTGCACGAGGCGATGGATGCGGCCAAGGCCGGCCTGTCGTCGATCAACACCGAGATCAAGCAGCTGGCACAAGCCGCAGCGGCGGGCGACTTCAGTGCGCGCGGCGACGCGACGCGCTTCAAGTACGACTTCGCAATAATGGTGTCGGATCTGAACTCGATGATGGAAGTCAGCGATCGCAACCTGGGCAAGTTGTCGCAATTGCTCGGCGCAGTCGCCGACGGCGACCTGACCGCCCGCATGGATGGCGAATTCCACGGCGTATTCGCGCGTCTAAGTGACGATGCCAATGCGACGACGCAGCGGCTGACCGATATTGTCGGCCGCATCAAGCACTCCACCTTGGCGATCCACACTGCCGCGAGCGAAATTGCGGCCGGCAACAATGATCTGTCGCAGCGTACCGAACAGCAGGCCGCCAATCTGGAAGAAACCGCCGCCTCGATGGAAGAGCTCACCTCCACCGTCAAGCAAAATGCCGAAAGCGCACGCCAGGCCAACCAGCTGGCCATCGGCGCGGCAGGTGTGGCATCGCACGGCGGCAACGTGGTAGGCAAGGTGGTCACCACCATGTCCGGCATCGAGACCTCGTCCAAGAAGATTGCCGAAATCATCAGTGTCATCGACGGAATTGCATTCCAGACCAATATCCTGGCCTTGAACGCCGCGGTGGAAGCCGCACGTGCCGGTGAGCAGGGGCGCGGCTTTGCCGTGGTCGCCTCGGAAGTGCGTACGCTGGCACAGCGTTCGGCCGGCGCAGCGAAAGAGATCAAGAGCCTGATCGACGACTCGGTGAGCAAGGTCGCCGAAGGCTCGGCGCTGGTGAATCAGGCCGGCAGCACCATGAGCGAGATCGTCTCCTCGGTGCAGCGCGTCACCGACATCATGAGCGAGATTTCCGCCGCCTCGCAGGAGCAGTCGTCCGGCATCGAGCAGGTCAACCAGACCGTCACGCAGATGGACGAGGCCACCCAGCAAAACGCCGCGTTGGTCGAAGAAGCCACTGCCGCTGCCCGTTCGATGGAAGAGCAGGCGCAGCAGCTCACCGAAGCGGTGGCGTTGTTCCGCCTGTCCGCCGAGCTGGAAACAGCGACGCGTGCCAAGCCGTTGGTGCGTCGTATCGCTGCCAAACCGACGGCTCCGGCCAGTACTAACGTTGCCAAGCTGCCGGCTCGACCCGCAGCACGCACTGCCGTTACAGCAGCAACGTCCAATGAATCGGATTGGGCAGAGTTCTAA
- a CDS encoding methyl-accepting chemotaxis protein: MTALLQRYNIGPRLAAAFAVLIVLAGVIAFIGYRGLSSARSLLEQLVHENMAKIRLSNDMMNANFIIGQQLRNVVLPTSDEDNRKFIAQIQSARADYVKARDDLYAMPPSEQEKQLRADLDARRVKVKALNDKVIDLVMTGHSDQALPYLLTKAAPAMQGWQDKIAENIALQDKTASAASDAALESMDDSRKLLIGGSLLVVLLSGTLGLLITRSLTQPLSRATRAAESIAGGNLDNDVETHANDEAGRLLKAMSKMQMQLRNLIAAQLDMAKRHDAGQISFRMDASAFPGDFGRMATDTNELVAAHIKVKMQTIRLVERYAIGDLSEDMPRLPGEKAAITAAMDQVKANLSTMNSEIKQLAQSAANGDFSARGDAERFQYDFRVMVESLNHLMSTADGNLQSLSGLLQSIAAGDLTVRMSGEFRGVFAQMRDDANATATQLAEIVSGIKESAISIKGAASEIAAGNQDLSQRTEQQAANLEETAASMEELTSTVKQNAESARQANQLAIGAAGVAAQGGEIVNKVVETMSGIEASSKKIADIISVIDGISFQTNILALNAAVEAARAGEQGRGFAVVASEVRTLAQRSSAAAKEIKSLIDDSVQRVSDGSLLVHSAGKTMGEIVSSVQRVTDIMGEISAASQEQSSGIEQVNQTVTQMDETTQQNAALVEEATAAARAMEEQAIQLTDAVAVFKTDAADTQPALRVAAPRPVVSSALKAKVAAAGRASASKPRAVVTAPSNDSSWQEF, translated from the coding sequence ATGACTGCACTTCTCCAGCGTTACAACATCGGCCCACGACTGGCAGCTGCCTTTGCTGTGCTGATCGTGTTGGCCGGCGTCATCGCCTTTATCGGCTACCGCGGCCTGAGTTCGGCGCGTTCGCTTCTGGAACAGCTGGTACATGAGAATATGGCAAAAATCCGTCTGTCCAACGACATGATGAATGCCAACTTCATCATCGGCCAGCAGTTGCGCAATGTGGTGCTGCCAACTTCCGATGAAGACAATCGCAAGTTCATCGCGCAGATCCAGTCTGCACGCGCCGATTACGTCAAGGCACGCGATGATTTGTACGCCATGCCGCCGTCCGAGCAGGAGAAACAGTTGCGCGCAGACTTGGATGCACGCCGCGTCAAGGTCAAGGCGTTGAACGACAAAGTGATCGATCTGGTGATGACCGGGCACAGCGATCAAGCGTTGCCCTATTTGCTGACCAAAGCCGCACCGGCGATGCAAGGCTGGCAAGACAAGATTGCCGAGAACATCGCGTTGCAAGATAAGACGGCAAGCGCTGCATCGGACGCCGCGCTGGAATCGATGGACGACTCGCGCAAGCTGCTGATCGGCGGCTCGTTGCTGGTGGTTTTGCTCAGTGGCACCCTGGGCCTGCTGATCACCCGCAGCCTTACCCAGCCGCTGAGCCGTGCCACCCGCGCTGCCGAATCCATCGCTGGCGGCAATCTCGACAACGACGTCGAAACCCACGCCAACGACGAGGCGGGCCGCCTGCTCAAGGCGATGAGCAAGATGCAGATGCAGCTGCGTAACCTGATTGCCGCGCAGCTGGATATGGCCAAGCGTCACGACGCAGGCCAGATCAGCTTCCGCATGGACGCCAGCGCCTTCCCCGGCGACTTCGGCCGCATGGCTACGGACACCAACGAGCTGGTTGCCGCACACATCAAAGTCAAGATGCAGACCATCCGCTTGGTGGAGCGTTATGCCATCGGCGACCTGAGCGAGGACATGCCGCGTCTGCCAGGCGAAAAAGCCGCCATCACCGCGGCGATGGACCAGGTCAAAGCGAATCTGTCCACGATGAACTCGGAGATCAAGCAGCTGGCGCAATCGGCCGCCAATGGCGACTTCAGCGCACGCGGCGATGCCGAGCGTTTCCAGTACGACTTCCGCGTGATGGTAGAAAGCCTCAACCACCTGATGTCCACCGCCGATGGCAACCTGCAGTCGCTGTCGGGGCTGTTGCAGTCGATCGCTGCCGGCGATCTCACCGTACGCATGAGCGGCGAGTTTCGCGGCGTATTCGCGCAGATGCGCGACGATGCCAACGCCACTGCCACGCAGTTGGCCGAGATCGTTAGCGGCATAAAGGAGTCGGCGATTTCGATCAAGGGCGCTGCCAGCGAGATCGCTGCCGGCAATCAGGATCTGTCGCAGCGCACCGAGCAACAGGCGGCCAACCTCGAAGAAACCGCTGCCTCGATGGAAGAGCTCACCTCTACCGTCAAGCAGAATGCCGAAAGCGCACGCCAGGCCAATCAGCTCGCCATTGGCGCGGCCGGTGTGGCCGCGCAAGGTGGCGAGATCGTCAACAAGGTGGTCGAGACCATGAGCGGGATCGAAGCCTCCTCCAAGAAGATCGCCGATATCATCAGCGTCATCGACGGCATCTCGTTCCAGACCAATATCCTTGCCTTGAACGCTGCGGTGGAAGCGGCACGTGCCGGCGAGCAAGGCCGTGGATTTGCGGTGGTCGCCAGTGAGGTGCGCACCCTCGCCCAGCGTTCATCGGCTGCGGCAAAAGAGATCAAGAGCTTGATCGACGACTCAGTGCAGCGCGTCTCGGACGGCTCGTTGCTGGTGCACAGCGCCGGCAAGACCATGGGCGAGATCGTCTCCAGCGTGCAGCGGGTGACCGATATCATGGGCGAGATCTCCGCCGCCTCGCAGGAGCAGTCTTCCGGCATCGAGCAGGTCAACCAGACCGTCACCCAGATGGACGAAACCACCCAGCAGAACGCCGCACTGGTGGAAGAAGCCACCGCCGCAGCGCGTGCGATGGAAGAGCAGGCCATCCAGCTCACCGATGCGGTAGCGGTGTTCAAGACCGACGCGGCGGATACGCAGCCGGCACTGCGGGTGGCAGCGCCACGGCCGGTGGTGAGCTCTGCGCTCAAGGCAAAAGTCGCCGCCGCCGGACGTGCATCGGCTTCCAAGCCGCGCGCTGTGGTGACCGCACCGAGCAACGATAGCAGCTGGCAGGAGTTCTGA